The Sphingobacteriaceae bacterium genome has a window encoding:
- a CDS encoding A24 family peptidase — protein sequence MGAAGWSPAVAAGIVLAGLGTGPLAARWAAGWCRGVVASGDTGGAGDVSLRTGDAGGTGDVSLPVGDGGGAASLLWGAGLAAGWLLAYSRFRLGGAFLPVAVLWFFLLIVAVVDSHTHRIPDRLLAWAASATVPLAWGTGVTPWAEGLAGAAACGGFLLAVALAGKGSLGGGDVKLGALLGSLLGWRLGAVALALGFAAGAAAGLALLLLKLKGRDDFMAFGPYLALGAAMALFWGW from the coding sequence ATGGGGGCGGCCGGTTGGTCCCCAGCCGTGGCCGCAGGCATCGTCCTGGCCGGGCTGGGCACCGGGCCCTTGGCTGCCCGGTGGGCGGCGGGGTGGTGCCGGGGCGTGGTCGCATCCGGCGATACCGGTGGCGCGGGCGATGTCTCGTTGCGTACCGGCGATGCCGGTGGCACCGGCGACGTATCGTTGCCCGTGGGCGATGGCGGCGGCGCAGCTTCCCTCCTCTGGGGCGCCGGACTGGCGGCCGGCTGGCTCCTGGCCTACAGCCGCTTCCGCCTGGGCGGCGCCTTCCTGCCGGTGGCGGTCCTCTGGTTTTTCCTATTGATAGTGGCAGTGGTGGATAGCCACACCCATCGGATTCCCGACCGGCTGCTGGCCTGGGCGGCTTCGGCCACCGTCCCCCTGGCTTGGGGGACAGGGGTCACCCCTTGGGCCGAAGGCCTGGCAGGTGCCGCCGCCTGCGGCGGCTTCCTCCTGGCGGTGGCCTTGGCCGGCAAGGGCAGCCTGGGCGGGGGCGACGTGAAATTAGGCGCCCTGCTGGGCAGCCTCCTGGGCTGGCGCCTGGGGGCCGTAGCCCTGGCCCTGGGCTTTGCGGCGGGGGCCGCGGCAGGACTGGCCCTGCTGTTGTTGAAACTCAAGGGCCGTGACGATTTCATGGCCTTCGGCCCGTATTTGGCCTTGGGCGCCGCAATGGCCCTGTTCTGGGGCTGGTGA
- the aroC gene encoding chorismate synthase, which yields MPSLRWFTAGESHGPGLTAIVEGMPAGVPLTADQITYQLRRRQLGYGRGKRQQIEQDTVEILGGVRDGRTLGSPIAMLVRNKDWPNWENIMSVGPITEPGKRTLTRPRPGHADLAGGLKYGHEDLRNVLERSSARETAMRVAAGTVARQLLKALGIEIFGHVIEVGPVRAETERFRQPWDALKGERVQTVDVPALQAAIEESDLRVLDPEAEKAMKQFIDEARDSLDSVGGIFEVVAVGVPPGLGSHVQWDRRLDGLIAQAMMSIQAMKGVSFGIGFQAGRLVGSQVQDEIFWSRERGLYRETNRLGGLEGGMTNGEPVVVRVAMKPIPTLRKPLRSVDLATLTPFDAARERSDTAAIAATPVIGEAMLALVLADACLDKFGGDSLKEVQRNYRAYLAELAERGWLPAEGRQPLDQEA from the coding sequence TTGCCGTCTTTGCGTTGGTTTACCGCCGGTGAATCCCATGGACCCGGCCTCACCGCCATCGTGGAAGGAATGCCCGCCGGCGTCCCCTTGACCGCCGACCAGATCACGTACCAGCTTCGTCGCCGGCAGCTGGGCTACGGCCGGGGCAAGCGCCAGCAGATCGAGCAGGACACCGTGGAGATTCTCGGCGGTGTGCGGGACGGCCGCACCCTGGGCAGCCCCATCGCCATGCTGGTCCGCAACAAGGACTGGCCCAACTGGGAAAACATCATGTCCGTGGGCCCCATCACCGAGCCCGGCAAGCGCACTCTGACCCGGCCCAGGCCCGGCCACGCCGACCTGGCGGGGGGGCTGAAGTACGGCCACGAAGACCTGCGCAACGTGCTGGAGCGCTCCAGCGCCCGGGAGACGGCCATGCGGGTGGCCGCCGGCACCGTGGCCCGCCAGCTGCTGAAGGCCCTGGGCATCGAGATTTTCGGCCACGTCATCGAGGTGGGGCCGGTGCGGGCTGAGACGGAGCGGTTCCGCCAGCCCTGGGATGCCCTCAAGGGGGAGCGGGTCCAGACCGTCGACGTCCCCGCCCTCCAGGCGGCCATTGAGGAATCGGACCTGCGGGTGCTGGATCCCGAGGCCGAAAAGGCCATGAAGCAGTTCATCGACGAAGCCCGCGACAGTCTGGATTCCGTGGGCGGCATTTTTGAGGTGGTGGCCGTGGGCGTGCCGCCGGGACTGGGGTCCCACGTCCAATGGGACCGCCGCCTGGACGGCCTCATCGCCCAGGCCATGATGAGCATCCAGGCCATGAAGGGCGTCTCCTTCGGCATCGGCTTCCAGGCGGGCCGGCTGGTGGGCTCCCAGGTGCAGGACGAAATCTTCTGGTCCCGGGAACGGGGCCTGTACCGGGAAACCAACCGGCTGGGGGGCCTGGAGGGCGGCATGACCAACGGCGAGCCGGTGGTGGTGCGGGTGGCCATGAAGCCCATCCCCACCTTGCGCAAGCCCCTCCGCAGCGTGGACCTGGCCACCTTGACCCCATTCGACGCCGCCCGGGAGCGGTCCGATACTGCAGCCATCGCCGCAACGCCCGTCATCGGCGAGGCCATGCTGGCCCTGGTCCTGGCCGACGCCTGCCTGGACAAGTTCGGCGGCGACTCCCTGAAGGAAGTGCAGCGCAATTACCGGGCCTACCTGGCGGAACTGGCGGAACGGGGTTGGTTGCCCGCTGAAGGGAGACAGCCCCTTGACCAGGAGGCCTGA
- the aroB gene encoding 3-dehydroquinate synthase: protein MTRRPEAGSPAPWAAGDGGAIPCSTFPFAKPRRIVLIGPMAVGKTTVAAMLADRLGWPWLDTDRMVTESAGQSITEIFAHQGEGAFRAREKAALEKALAQEPVVVATGGGAVLDPDNRAAIQAAGAVVALAAEPDQVAGRLTKAQQARRPLLAGDDPVAAWGRLWRERRPLYRETAHLWLDAGAMDPEQMVELIMQALGFAPMSTEAYRASDEGGTAGEPGAPAQPRCWRRLPVGLPDAPYPVWIGAGLMDEMGSFIAAMPRPPQQVLVVTDSHVEPLFGRRVEASLEAAGVAHTRFVVPAGEEHKNLAQTARVIDAAVAAGLDRHDMMVAVGGGMVGDLTGFAAATYLRGIRWVQVPTTLLAQVDASVGGKTGVNHPQGKNLIGAFHQPVLVLADTGTLATLPPAEWRSGLAEVVKHGFLSGGAYLSFIRTHGDALRSGPTRLPDLLLAALVAGSVAIKAAVVVADEREQNLRALLNLGHTIGHAIEAVAGYGRLRHGEAVAIGMAAAAQMAEHLDLITAPQRREVEENLALLGLPTRLPPVPGKDAVADIMAATATDKKRQRGAMRWVLPIAGEHGLGGAVIRSDVPTHLVSEVLSRLTEPAP, encoded by the coding sequence TTGACCAGGAGGCCTGAAGCCGGCTCCCCGGCCCCGTGGGCGGCCGGCGACGGCGGTGCCATCCCGTGCAGCACCTTCCCCTTTGCTAAACCCCGGCGCATCGTGCTGATCGGGCCCATGGCCGTAGGCAAGACCACGGTGGCCGCCATGCTGGCCGACCGCCTGGGCTGGCCCTGGCTGGACACCGACCGGATGGTCACCGAATCCGCCGGCCAATCCATTACCGAGATTTTTGCCCATCAAGGGGAAGGGGCATTTCGCGCCCGGGAAAAGGCGGCCCTGGAGAAGGCTTTGGCCCAGGAGCCCGTGGTGGTGGCCACGGGCGGCGGCGCCGTGCTGGATCCCGACAACCGGGCGGCCATACAGGCCGCCGGGGCGGTAGTGGCCCTGGCCGCCGAGCCCGACCAGGTGGCCGGGCGCCTGACCAAGGCCCAGCAGGCCCGGCGCCCCCTGCTGGCCGGCGACGACCCGGTGGCGGCCTGGGGGCGGCTATGGCGGGAGCGCCGGCCCCTCTACCGCGAGACCGCCCACCTGTGGCTGGACGCCGGAGCCATGGATCCTGAACAGATGGTGGAACTCATCATGCAGGCCTTGGGCTTCGCCCCCATGTCCACCGAGGCCTACCGCGCCTCCGACGAGGGCGGAACCGCGGGCGAGCCCGGCGCACCAGCCCAGCCCCGCTGCTGGCGCCGCCTGCCGGTGGGCCTGCCCGACGCGCCGTACCCCGTCTGGATCGGCGCCGGCCTCATGGATGAGATGGGCTCCTTCATTGCAGCCATGCCCCGCCCGCCCCAGCAGGTGCTGGTGGTCACCGACAGCCACGTGGAACCCCTTTTCGGCCGGCGGGTCGAAGCGTCGCTGGAGGCCGCCGGCGTCGCCCACACCCGGTTTGTCGTCCCCGCCGGCGAGGAGCACAAAAACCTGGCCCAGACCGCCCGGGTCATCGACGCCGCCGTGGCGGCGGGCCTGGATCGCCACGACATGATGGTGGCCGTGGGGGGCGGCATGGTGGGCGACCTGACGGGCTTCGCCGCCGCCACCTACCTGCGGGGCATCCGCTGGGTCCAAGTTCCTACTACCCTCCTAGCCCAGGTGGACGCCAGCGTGGGCGGCAAGACGGGCGTCAACCATCCCCAAGGGAAAAACCTCATCGGCGCCTTCCACCAGCCTGTGCTGGTCTTGGCCGACACCGGCACCCTGGCCACCCTGCCCCCGGCGGAATGGCGCTCGGGCCTGGCCGAAGTGGTGAAGCACGGCTTTCTCAGCGGCGGTGCCTACTTGTCTTTCATCCGCACCCACGGCGACGCTCTGCGCAGCGGTCCCACCCGGCTCCCAGACCTGCTGCTGGCGGCTTTGGTGGCCGGCTCCGTAGCCATCAAGGCGGCGGTGGTGGTGGCCGACGAGCGGGAGCAGAACCTGCGGGCCCTCCTGAACCTGGGCCACACCATCGGCCACGCCATCGAAGCGGTGGCGGGCTACGGCCGGCTCCGCCACGGTGAAGCAGTGGCCATCGGCATGGCGGCCGCCGCCCAGATGGCGGAGCACCTGGACCTCATCACAGCCCCCCAGCGCCGGGAAGTGGAAGAGAACCTGGCCCTGCTGGGCCTGCCCACCCGGCTTCCTCCCGTCCCCGGCAAGGATGCCGTTGCCGACATAATGGCTGCCACCGCCACCGACAAGAAGCGGCAACGGGGAGCCATGCGCTGGGTGCTGCCCATCGCCGGCGAGCACGGCCTGGGCGGCGCCGTGATCCGCTCCGACGTCCCCACCCATTTGGTGTCTGAAGTCCTGTCCCGTCTCACGGAGCCCGCCCCCTAA
- a CDS encoding histidine kinase, translating to MHERSGSVVAGTDPERNMDRIIENTRAAMEQAREAIFDLAEELRAELHEVEESLELVRVEVRQQIELVETLNREERESRRLLLVLSRRAHEVGYQRVREAYQQANDIQWRLQAAHEREQQLRRLRDNLERRWRALKRSLERAESLVSQVGLALGFLKGNLVCFKPFGKEPLDRRTLAFALIRAQEEERQRLARDIHDGPAQLLANVSLRLQTAQEGLIRDQERAREELAGLNDIVRQSLHEVRRIIFNLRTVDVRELGLAGGLKVLVTEMQQRTGLRCELEMDVPEHFEYPPYLTITAIRVVQEALNNVVRHAGVDTATVKVWADEDNIHLAIKDEGRGMDPEILTKGPTGPHFGLAVMRERVELLEGTMKITSAVGEGTLVEVTLLVGGGQTLSDADHTAVDSG from the coding sequence GTGCATGAGCGGTCGGGGAGTGTAGTAGCCGGCACCGATCCCGAGCGCAACATGGACCGCATCATCGAGAACACCCGCGCGGCCATGGAGCAGGCCCGCGAGGCAATCTTCGACCTGGCCGAGGAACTGCGGGCTGAACTCCATGAGGTGGAAGAAAGCCTGGAACTGGTCCGGGTGGAAGTCCGGCAGCAAATCGAACTGGTGGAGACCCTCAACCGGGAGGAGCGAGAGAGCCGGCGCCTCCTGCTGGTTCTGAGCCGCAGGGCCCATGAAGTGGGCTACCAGCGGGTGCGGGAGGCCTACCAGCAGGCCAACGACATCCAGTGGCGCCTCCAGGCCGCCCATGAACGGGAACAGCAGCTGCGGCGCCTGCGGGACAACCTGGAGCGCCGGTGGCGGGCCCTAAAGCGGAGTCTGGAGCGGGCCGAAAGCCTGGTGAGCCAGGTGGGCCTGGCCCTGGGCTTCCTGAAGGGAAACCTGGTGTGCTTCAAGCCCTTCGGCAAGGAGCCTTTGGACCGGCGCACCCTGGCCTTTGCCCTCATTCGCGCCCAGGAAGAAGAACGCCAGCGGCTGGCCCGGGATATCCACGACGGGCCTGCCCAGCTGCTGGCCAATGTTTCCCTCCGATTGCAGACGGCCCAAGAAGGATTGATCCGGGACCAGGAGCGGGCCCGGGAGGAATTGGCGGGCCTCAACGACATCGTGCGCCAGAGCCTCCATGAAGTGCGCCGCATAATTTTCAATCTCCGCACTGTGGATGTGCGGGAACTGGGCCTGGCCGGCGGCCTGAAGGTGCTGGTCACGGAAATGCAGCAGCGCACCGGGCTGCGCTGTGAACTGGAAATGGACGTGCCGGAGCATTTCGAGTACCCGCCCTACCTGACCATCACCGCCATCCGCGTCGTCCAGGAAGCCCTGAACAATGTGGTGCGCCATGCCGGCGTGGACACGGCGACGGTGAAAGTGTGGGCCGATGAAGATAACATCCACCTGGCCATCAAGGACGAAGGCCGCGGCATGGACCCGGAAATTTTGACCAAGGGCCCCACCGGTCCCCACTTCGGCTTGGCGGTGATGCGGGAGCGGGTCGAGTTGCTGGAAGGCACCATGAAGATCACCAGCGCTGTCGGTGAAGGGACTTTGGTAGAGGTGACTTTGCTGGTAGGAGGGGGGCAGACGCTTTCCGATGCGGATCATACGGCTGTTGATAGCGGATGA
- a CDS encoding response regulator transcription factor, with the protein MRIIRLLIADDHVLFRKGLCQALTQEPDLEVVGKAADGNEAITKAVALKPDVVVMDLAMPVLSGIEAARQIRRQQPEVSVLILTAYDDDENLLSAMSAGVSGYVLKDVAPSELVEAIRACARGEGYLNPVMAAKVLRRLGTTGGIKQGGSPGAVTGVNDKGLTPREFEVLEQIAIGASNRDIAQRLFISESTVKNHVTNIFRKLSVTDRTQAVLYALKKGWVKV; encoded by the coding sequence ATGCGGATCATACGGCTGTTGATAGCGGATGATCATGTGCTGTTCCGGAAGGGTTTGTGCCAAGCCCTGACGCAAGAGCCCGATCTGGAAGTAGTAGGAAAGGCCGCCGACGGCAACGAGGCAATCACCAAAGCGGTCGCCCTGAAGCCCGACGTGGTGGTGATGGACCTGGCCATGCCCGTCTTGAGCGGCATCGAAGCGGCCCGGCAGATCCGCCGCCAGCAGCCCGAAGTGTCGGTGTTGATCTTGACGGCCTACGACGACGACGAAAACCTGCTGTCGGCCATGTCCGCCGGGGTCAGCGGCTACGTGCTGAAGGACGTGGCCCCGTCGGAGCTGGTGGAGGCCATCCGGGCCTGCGCCAGGGGCGAGGGCTACTTGAATCCCGTCATGGCCGCCAAGGTGCTCCGCCGCCTGGGAACGACGGGCGGCATCAAGCAGGGGGGCTCTCCCGGGGCCGTCACGGGCGTCAACGACAAGGGCCTCACGCCCCGGGAATTCGAGGTGCTGGAGCAAATCGCCATCGGCGCCAGCAACCGGGACATCGCCCAGCGCCTGTTCATCAGCGAGAGCACCGTCAAGAACCACGTCACCAACATCTTCCGCAAGCTGTCGGTAACCGACCGCACCCAGGCGGTGCTGTACGCCCTGAAAAAGGGATGGGTCAAAGTGTAG
- a CDS encoding S-layer homology domain-containing protein, producing the protein MRKGCPLCRGWLVLLAAAFLGLQAQAASAQPRDPWYTDMAGHWAEEYVRVLWEEGVTDAGSNPNKSSSRYLPDEKMLRNAWMTLLAGVFELSPLVPPYYNDVRFPHNIASGREVSGYIHAGGHAGFWPGSVLRPLEPLARQDAVAALIRSLGLSDFAASLSRDQVDELLGRFRDASQVEPGLRPLIATAVHLQIVEGYPDGTLRPDRHLSRAEASAIVARSALIRALAQPNPFSPDGDGFEDVTVFALKGLRNRNIRRWSLTVVDGQGRRVWGTGQNGKLPESVAWIGRHDDGSELPAGTYYYQAFLEDVKGQEHSSVKMPLEIIYRRLTAYLEPSQVLPGDAFTVTALTTGDAQKVTLAWAGGQAELSPVGEGQWRAGDTAPLYLPPDAYPVTVTAFFPGVTREVTLWLHVGNPQPPDHGPEPNPDEPGDESSVELLRVVLTD; encoded by the coding sequence TTGAGGAAGGGGTGCCCTTTGTGCCGGGGCTGGCTGGTGCTCCTGGCGGCGGCCTTCTTGGGCCTCCAGGCGCAGGCCGCCTCAGCCCAACCCCGGGATCCGTGGTACACCGACATGGCGGGTCACTGGGCCGAGGAGTACGTGCGGGTCTTATGGGAGGAAGGGGTCACCGATGCCGGCAGCAACCCCAACAAGTCCAGCAGCCGGTACCTGCCCGATGAGAAAATGCTGCGCAATGCCTGGATGACCCTGCTGGCCGGGGTGTTCGAATTGAGCCCGCTGGTGCCCCCGTATTACAACGATGTGCGCTTCCCCCACAACATCGCCAGCGGCCGGGAAGTTTCAGGCTATATCCATGCCGGCGGCCATGCGGGCTTTTGGCCGGGGAGTGTTCTGAGGCCCCTGGAGCCCCTGGCGCGCCAGGATGCGGTGGCCGCTCTCATAAGGTCTTTGGGGCTGTCCGATTTTGCCGCTTCTTTGTCGCGGGATCAGGTGGATGAGCTTCTGGGCCGCTTTCGTGACGCCTCCCAGGTGGAGCCGGGTTTGCGGCCCTTGATTGCCACGGCCGTGCACCTGCAGATAGTGGAAGGATACCCCGACGGCACCTTGCGGCCGGACCGCCACCTGTCCCGGGCCGAGGCATCGGCCATCGTGGCCCGGTCGGCTTTGATCAGGGCTCTGGCCCAGCCCAATCCTTTCTCCCCCGACGGCGACGGGTTTGAAGACGTAACGGTCTTCGCCCTGAAGGGTTTGCGCAACCGGAACATCCGCCGGTGGTCCCTCACCGTCGTTGACGGTCAAGGCCGGCGGGTCTGGGGAACGGGTCAGAACGGCAAACTCCCTGAGTCTGTGGCCTGGATCGGCCGGCACGACGACGGCAGCGAGCTGCCGGCGGGAACTTATTACTATCAAGCCTTCCTGGAGGACGTGAAAGGCCAGGAGCACAGCAGCGTGAAGATGCCCCTGGAAATCATCTACCGGCGCTTGACCGCCTACTTGGAGCCCAGCCAGGTCCTGCCGGGGGATGCCTTCACCGTAACGGCCCTCACCACGGGCGATGCCCAGAAGGTCACCCTTGCCTGGGCCGGCGGCCAGGCGGAACTTTCCCCCGTCGGGGAGGGCCAATGGCGGGCGGGGGACACGGCGCCCCTTTACCTGCCGCCCGATGCCTATCCGGTAACGGTGACGGCCTTCTTCCCCGGCGTCACCCGGGAGGTCACCTTATGGCTCCATGTGGGCAACCCTCAGCCGCCGGACCATGGGCCGGAGCCGAACCCCGATGAGCCTGGGGACGAATCTTCGGTGGAATTGCTGCGGGTGGTGCTGACGGACTAG
- the cpaB gene encoding Flp pilus assembly protein CpaB: MPVVVQVPLRWSGVRRHMALLLAVAMALLTAVLVYNYLSRFAETMPVVVAARDLEGPRLIEAGDVKVVPVPVGSVHPLAFNDPGAVVGQWLKGSAVAGEMLLAPHLAGGPTGGSPLQIVLQQNQVGFFLPAPLERMLGGAVSPGDKVDLIFVGSRGRGEQARSDLLAAAVPVLEVRDQDGLPLADEGRGRSLPAGLVLAVTPFDAQRLAFALEHGQVYVALRSAFTPLATAVGAGVTWDNLLQPAVPAPPEAGPPAGGEDSPILSEPEE; the protein is encoded by the coding sequence GTGCCGGTGGTGGTGCAGGTGCCTTTGCGCTGGAGCGGAGTGCGGCGGCACATGGCCCTCCTTCTGGCGGTGGCCATGGCCCTGCTGACGGCGGTGCTGGTTTACAACTACTTAAGCCGTTTCGCCGAGACCATGCCTGTGGTGGTGGCGGCCCGGGATTTGGAAGGGCCCCGCTTGATCGAGGCGGGGGATGTGAAGGTGGTGCCCGTCCCCGTGGGCTCCGTCCACCCCCTGGCCTTCAACGACCCGGGGGCGGTGGTGGGGCAATGGCTGAAAGGTTCGGCTGTGGCCGGCGAGATGCTGCTGGCCCCCCACCTGGCGGGGGGCCCCACGGGTGGCTCCCCTCTGCAAATCGTGCTGCAGCAGAACCAGGTGGGCTTCTTCCTGCCGGCCCCCTTGGAGCGGATGCTGGGCGGCGCCGTGAGCCCCGGTGACAAGGTGGATCTCATTTTTGTCGGCTCCCGGGGCCGGGGAGAGCAAGCCCGCTCCGACCTGCTGGCGGCGGCGGTGCCCGTGCTGGAAGTGCGGGATCAAGACGGGCTGCCCCTCGCGGATGAAGGGCGGGGCCGCTCCCTGCCCGCCGGGCTGGTGCTGGCGGTGACCCCCTTTGATGCCCAGCGCCTGGCCTTCGCCTTGGAGCACGGGCAGGTTTATGTGGCCTTGCGCTCGGCCTTCACCCCCTTGGCCACCGCTGTAGGGGCGGGGGTCACCTGGGACAATCTGCTGCAGCCGGCGGTGCCGGCGCCCCCGGAAGCCGGGCCGCCTGCCGGCGGTGAGGATAGTCCAATCCTCTCGGAGCCGGAAGAGTGA
- a CDS encoding CpaF family protein — MGGLLQRMRATAAVQDMPPAASRSSGDIGSDKGRRPQPTPAGHAGADLTALLAEVQEEVLTRRPELIQPASGDGLQRQRLHTFVLAYLARKGIGDPRGREDLARTLTAELSGYGPLEPFLADPDVTEIMINGPERIYIEKGGRLQMTGSTFRDHEHLMQLVQRIIAPLGRRLDASRPYVDARLADGSRLHAIIQPIALDGPVVTIRRFAVERLTADDLVALESLTEEMVRYLASEVRRGANILVSGGTSSGKTTMLNVLSAFIPDHERIVTIEEAAELSLAQSHVVRLEARPANAEGYGEITVRDLVRNALRMRPDRIIIGEVRGAEAFDLLQAMNTGHRGSLCTIHANSCTDALTRFENMVLMAPEHLPHPVVRQQIQATVDLVIHQERLPDGRRKVMEVAVMAGSGPQRRLQTRYFYSVEQGFVAVAEAGGPGVGEAP; from the coding sequence ATGGGTGGATTGCTGCAGCGCATGCGGGCCACCGCGGCGGTCCAGGACATGCCGCCGGCTGCCTCCCGAAGCAGCGGAGACATTGGGAGCGACAAGGGCCGAAGGCCGCAGCCGACACCTGCCGGCCACGCCGGCGCCGACTTGACGGCGCTCCTGGCCGAAGTGCAGGAGGAAGTTTTGACCCGCCGCCCCGAGTTGATCCAGCCGGCCTCGGGGGACGGGCTCCAGCGCCAGCGGCTGCACACCTTCGTCCTGGCCTATCTGGCCCGCAAGGGCATCGGCGATCCCCGGGGCCGTGAGGATCTGGCCCGGACCTTGACGGCGGAGTTAAGCGGCTACGGTCCATTGGAGCCTTTCCTGGCCGACCCGGACGTGACGGAAATCATGATCAACGGCCCGGAGCGCATCTACATCGAAAAAGGCGGGCGGCTGCAGATGACGGGCAGCACTTTCCGGGACCATGAGCACTTGATGCAGCTGGTGCAGCGGATCATCGCGCCCCTGGGACGCCGCCTGGATGCCTCCAGGCCCTACGTGGACGCCCGCCTGGCCGACGGCTCCCGGCTCCACGCCATCATCCAGCCCATCGCCTTGGACGGCCCCGTGGTTACCATCAGGCGCTTTGCCGTGGAGCGCCTGACGGCCGACGACCTGGTGGCCCTGGAATCTCTGACCGAGGAAATGGTCCGGTACCTGGCGTCGGAAGTCCGGCGGGGCGCCAACATCCTGGTGAGCGGCGGCACCTCCTCGGGCAAGACCACCATGCTCAACGTGCTGTCGGCCTTCATCCCCGACCACGAGCGCATCGTCACCATCGAAGAGGCGGCGGAGCTGAGCCTGGCCCAGTCCCACGTGGTGCGCCTGGAGGCCCGCCCCGCCAACGCCGAAGGCTACGGGGAGATCACCGTCCGGGATTTGGTGCGCAACGCCCTGCGCATGCGCCCCGACCGCATCATCATCGGCGAGGTGCGGGGAGCCGAGGCCTTTGACCTGCTCCAGGCCATGAACACCGGCCACCGGGGCTCCTTGTGCACCATCCACGCCAACAGCTGCACCGACGCCTTGACCCGCTTCGAAAACATGGTCCTCATGGCGCCGGAGCACCTGCCCCACCCGGTGGTCCGGCAGCAAATCCAGGCCACCGTGGACCTGGTCATCCACCAGGAGCGGCTTCCCGACGGCCGTCGCAAGGTCATGGAGGTGGCCGTCATGGCGGGCTCGGGCCCCCAGCGGCGCCTGCAAACCCGCTATTTCTACAGCGTGGAGCAAGGCTTTGTTGCGGTTGCGGAGGCCGGCGGCCCCGGGGTGGGTGAGGCACCGTGA
- a CDS encoding type II secretion system F family protein gives MTELLLCSVAAGTTVYTACRALSGVRPGPLPLRGAGSLVESLPWRNLGGFSGVRQRLQDFLEGRAGSLEADKAMEVALMALSAALKAGRSLPQALAYAAAHTPGPLGRELQAVALQAKTGDWEGALDTWYQRRPTPDVKALATALKIHRMTGGELAGLLGRLSASVRERLLRQGELRSRTIEARGSAVILAAAPFLLLAYMYLVQREPLAYLVKDPLGLAALAYGAASWLTGLLVLRRLLHVSEPGGKAGNSGRSLRAGEAP, from the coding sequence GTGACGGAACTGCTCCTTTGCTCCGTGGCCGCCGGCACCACCGTGTACACCGCCTGCCGCGCCCTGTCCGGCGTCCGGCCGGGACCCTTGCCCTTGAGGGGTGCCGGAAGTCTGGTAGAGTCCCTGCCTTGGCGCAATTTAGGCGGGTTTTCCGGCGTGCGGCAGCGGCTGCAGGATTTCCTGGAGGGCAGGGCCGGCAGCCTGGAGGCGGACAAGGCCATGGAGGTGGCCCTCATGGCCCTCAGCGCCGCCCTCAAGGCCGGGCGCAGCCTGCCCCAGGCCTTGGCCTACGCTGCGGCCCACACTCCCGGTCCCTTGGGACGAGAGCTGCAGGCCGTGGCCTTGCAGGCCAAGACCGGGGATTGGGAGGGCGCCTTGGACACCTGGTACCAGCGCCGCCCCACCCCCGATGTGAAAGCCTTGGCTACTGCCCTGAAGATTCACCGCATGACGGGCGGCGAGCTGGCCGGCCTCCTGGGGCGGCTGTCCGCCTCGGTGCGGGAGCGCCTTCTCCGCCAAGGGGAACTGCGGTCCCGCACCATCGAGGCCAGGGGTTCGGCCGTCATCCTGGCGGCAGCCCCCTTCCTGCTGCTGGCCTACATGTACTTGGTGCAACGGGAGCCCTTGGCGTATCTGGTCAAGGATCCTTTGGGCCTGGCCGCCTTGGCTTACGGCGCCGCATCCTGGCTGACAGGCCTGTTGGTGCTGCGGCGCCTGCTGCACGTCAGTGAGCCCGGGGGCAAGGCCGGGAACTCCGGCCGGAGCCTGAGGGCGGGGGAGGCCCCATGA